In Legionella sp. PATHC035, a genomic segment contains:
- a CDS encoding acetyl-CoA C-acyltransferase produces the protein MTNVYIVDALRTPVGKAPRGVFKNTLPDDLLAHVIKNLMERYPSVDHQEIGDVVIGCAMPEAEQGMNVARIAALLADLPQSVPAMTINRFCSSGVQSIATVAETIRTGDIHLALAGGVESMSMVPLGGNKYTANPAIFNNEDIAIAYGMGITAENVAKRWEITREQQDEFAAESHKKAVAAQQRGDFKAEICPIEITLRQADLVNSTTVVKTKWINEDEGPRADTSYEVISKLKPVFAARGTVTAGNSSQTSDGAGIALLASEHAVRQYNLKPIGRLMSYAVAGVPPDIMGIGPIKAIPVALKRAGITVDQLDWIELNEAFAAQALAVIKELDLPRNKVNPLGGAIALGHPLGATGAIRTATLLHGLRRIKGRYGMVTMCIGTGMGAAAIFEAL, from the coding sequence ATGACTAATGTATATATAGTTGACGCATTACGTACTCCTGTTGGTAAAGCACCTCGCGGTGTATTTAAAAATACCTTACCTGATGATTTACTCGCTCATGTGATCAAAAATTTAATGGAGCGTTATCCCTCAGTGGATCATCAAGAGATAGGGGATGTTGTCATAGGTTGTGCCATGCCTGAGGCAGAACAAGGTATGAATGTAGCTCGTATCGCTGCATTACTTGCTGACTTACCCCAATCAGTTCCTGCCATGACAATCAATCGTTTTTGTTCTTCTGGAGTGCAAAGTATTGCTACCGTTGCAGAGACTATACGAACGGGCGACATACACTTGGCTTTAGCTGGCGGAGTTGAAAGCATGTCCATGGTCCCTTTAGGTGGAAATAAATACACAGCTAATCCCGCTATATTCAACAATGAAGATATCGCGATCGCATATGGAATGGGGATTACTGCAGAAAATGTTGCAAAACGCTGGGAAATTACTCGAGAACAACAAGATGAGTTTGCTGCTGAAAGTCATAAAAAAGCAGTAGCGGCTCAGCAGCGAGGTGATTTTAAAGCGGAAATTTGTCCCATAGAAATTACATTAAGACAGGCTGATTTAGTTAACTCGACAACCGTAGTGAAGACGAAGTGGATCAATGAGGATGAAGGGCCACGAGCAGATACGTCCTATGAAGTCATTTCCAAATTAAAACCTGTTTTTGCCGCTAGAGGAACTGTCACGGCAGGAAACAGTTCACAAACCAGTGATGGAGCAGGTATTGCTTTGCTGGCTAGTGAACACGCTGTGCGCCAATATAATTTAAAACCAATTGGACGATTGATGAGTTATGCCGTAGCGGGTGTTCCACCTGATATTATGGGAATTGGCCCCATAAAAGCGATTCCAGTGGCCTTAAAGCGAGCAGGTATTACTGTAGACCAACTCGATTGGATAGAGCTTAATGAGGCTTTTGCCGCTCAGGCCCTGGCAGTAATTAAAGAACTTGATCTTCCTCGAAATAAGGTAAATCCCTTAGGGGGGGCTATTGCCCTAGGACATCCTTTGGGCGCTACTGGGGCAATCAGAACTGCTACTTTATTGCATGGTCTCAGGAGGATTAAAGGACGATATGGAATGGTAACGATGTGTATTGGAACGGGCATGGGAGCCGCTGCAATATTTGAAGCCTTATAA
- the infA gene encoding translation initiation factor IF-1: MAKEDHIEMAGTVIDTLPNTMFRVELENGHVITAHISGRMRKNYIRILTGDKVKVELTPYDLTKGRIIFRDKN, encoded by the coding sequence ATGGCAAAAGAAGATCATATAGAAATGGCTGGTACTGTTATAGATACCCTACCCAACACCATGTTTCGTGTTGAATTAGAAAATGGACATGTTATTACTGCCCACATATCTGGTCGTATGCGTAAAAATTACATTAGAATTTTGACTGGTGATAAAGTTAAAGTCGAGTTAACCCCCTATGACTTAACTAAAGGCCGCATCATTTTCCGCGATAAAAACTAA